AATCTCAAGGTTATAGAAGAGTATGGAGTACTGAGATATATGGCAGAAGGTCATGGAGGTCCGCCGATGATGGTGATCATCGTGGGGATTGTTCTGTTATTTGTTAGCCTGGTCGTTCTTTTCAAACATAAATGGGTTTGGCTGTTTGTTGGAACTGCCTTGTTGTTTGTAGGGCAGTTAATCTCCCTGCCAGTGGAAACCGGTACTTTAACCAATGTGTATGAGTTGATCCTCATCCTCTCGATTTGGAGAACGACTACATTTATGAAGAATTCAACAGATCATCGCCGTCGTTAAGCTCCGATGCATCAGAAAAGACTGGCCCGTAAGATAAAGGCCAGTCATCTGTGTTCGTTTATTTCATTTTTTAATTCAGATATCCATAGTATCTGATGAGGCAGACACAGCACTCACCGAGTCACGATAGATGATGTTGCCTTTCACGTGTACACGGCCGAAACTGCGGTTTGGGTTGTCGACCTTTTTGAGCATGGACTGAACTGCGGTACGCGCCATCTGTTCCACATCCACTTCGACGGTTGTGAGCTTGGGATCGGAGAGCATGGCATAGATATCATTATCAAACCCAACAACAGAGCATTGGCCAGGAACCTGAATATCCATTGAAGTCAGTTTTTGAACGAGCAGATGAGCGACCTGATCACAGTTGCATACAAAAGCGGTTGGCAGCTGTTCCGGCAGATCAATCTCAATAAACGTACCCCGTTCATCCCGATCATTCAGAACCAGATCCGGATTCATCGGCAAGCGATGTTCCAGCAAGGATTTGTAGTACCCGAGGAATCGGTCCTGGATACTGCTCGTGGAATACAGGTTACCTACATAAGCAATGTTACGGTGGCCCTGCTGAACCAGATAGTTCGTCAGCTCATAGGCAGCGTAAAAGTTATCGGTAACGACGGAATCGATATCGGAATGTTCATCGTAAAAGTCGAGAAACATTTTGGGAACTTCCATCGATCGCACCAGTTCAATATACTCTTTGCTGATCTGTCCGAGCACGATGAAACCATCGACCTTGTTGTCACTGTACAGCTTGGGCAACGTTAATTCTTCCTCATCCTCCACATTCAGAATGTGCAGAATACCGTAGTAGCCCTGTTCCTCCAGATGTTTGGTGATGCGCTGGAACACGCGTACATAGAACGACTGCGTCGGCCCGGTAAAACGCTCCGGGATAATTACGCCAATATTATGGGTTAAGCCTTCCTTCATGGAACGGGCAGCAGCATTATACCGATAGCCCATTTCAATAGCAAGCACTTTAATTTTTTCCTTTAATTCGCCACTCACGCCATCTTTATCATTCAATGCTTTCGAGACGGTCACACTGCTGACCCCGAGCCTGTCGGCGATATCCCGCATGGTGATATTGTTCTTCAGTATGGTCGCCTCCTTCAAGCCGGTATAGGCACAATGTGCTGTCATTATGATGAGCGCTTTCTCCGCACATAATAACAATCCATATCAGTATACATCGTTACCAACTTGGAATAAAGCAATTCTGACGGTTGTTTCGCTATTTTCGGCATTTTTCAGGTTTGCATGAAAGGTTGTTATAGCGATGTTATGTTAATTGTTTCTGTAAAAGCTTCTCATTCTGTTCTATCAGCTGACCCCGCTGGCTGGCACAGTCCAGGGAACGATATGGATCAGCCGGTGTATTAAAAGTATAATCGACTAATTTTTCCAGCGTGGTTGTTGCCAGATGACAGCGGGTATCACTGGAAGCGTAATAGATAAAGACTTCTTCCTTCTCATTGACCACAGCACCGTTGCAGAAAATAACATTGGACACATCGCCTACACGCTCATCGTCATAAGGGGCAATGAAGTGGCCGCCCGGCTTGGCGATAATACGCGCCGGATCATTCAGATCCGTAGCGAAGGTGTATAACACATAACGCAGGCCTGCTGCAGTGTTCCGAACCCCGTGAGCAATGTGAATCCAGCCACGATCCGTCTTGAGCGGAGCAGGGCCCTGACCGTTTTTGACCTCATATACCGTATGATATTGCCGTTCGTCGATAATGGTCTCTTCATGAATGACAGGGTTCAAGATATCCTCACACAGACCAAAGGCGATTCCGCCGCCGCTGCCTGTCGAGATGAATCCGTCCTGTGGACGGGTGTAGAAGGCATATTTTCCATCCACGAATTCCGGGTGCAATACGACATTGCGCTGTTGAGGGGAATTCGTTGTGATGTTGGGCAACCGTTCCCAGCTTGTAAGATCCCGTGTACGAACCAGTCCTGCCTGTGCCACTGCGCTGGATGTATCAAATGCAGGAGCCTCCGGGTCTTTGCGTTCCGAGCAATAGATGCCATAGATCCAGCCGTCTTCATGTTGAACAAGGCGCATATCATACTGATTGGTTTCATCCGCATCGATATCATCCCAGACCAATGGTTTACCCGTGAAACGGAACCCGTCAATTCCATTGTCACTCTCGGCGAGCGCAAAGATCGATTTACGATCCAATCCTTCCGTACGAATGACCATGACGTATTTGCCATTGAAATAGATGGCTCCTGGATTCAGTGTAGCGTTGATACCGAGACGCTCCATAAAATGCGGGTTCGTCGTCTCATCCAGATCGAATCTCCAATGCAGCGGTACATGATGGCGAGTGATAACCGGATATTGGTACCGATCGTATATGCCGTTGTAGAAGGAAGAATTGATCTCATTAGGGCGACTAAGTAACTGCTCCTGTTTCTCCAGTAACTCCTTGTATTTCGGGTGTATCATTCTGATCCCATCCTCTCGATTAGTTCAATACAGAATCTGCTATTGTGATACGGGCATTTCCACGGTCCGGCAATTTCGCTCTGATCCGGTGTTCCGTTCCCATCAACCGACCAGTACCATTCCCCACCAGCGCGCTGATCAATGATGTTTTCTTTTGTATAGGTCCACAAGCGCTCCACTCTCTCCAGAAACATTGAATCACCTGTACGCTGATACGCGTTATAGAAACCGACCATCGCCTCGGCTTGAACCCACCAAATTCGCTTCTCATCGATATGTTCACCTTCTTGCTCATTTAACAGGGAACCATCCGCATTCACGGCTACATTGGAGATGTTATAGGCAATATCCGTTACCATCGCTGCATACTTCGGATGTTGTTCTAGCCTCAGCACTTTTAACGTTTCGTCGATCAGCCAGCTGGCTTCAATGTCATGTCCGAACGAGCGCAGATCGATGATGGATTCCCACTGTTTGTTGAAAAATACCCCGAGAAACTTGGTGTCTTGGTCATACACCCGTTCATATAGAATCCCGAGCAGGCGTTCCAGCGCCGCCTTCACTTGTTGATCCGGCCACACTCGATAGAGCGTGGTGTAGGCTTCCAGCACATGGATATGCGTATTCATTGTGTAATCCGCAATCACCCCGTTTTCGCTCAGCATTTCATTGGGCTGTTCCTTCCATGTGCGATCAAATTGTTCCTTGTACGCAGGTAGTTCGGCATCCAGACCTTTGTCCTCGATTAGAGAAAAAAGCGTTTTCGCAAGTTCTAATGCAGAAGTATCCCCGGTAGCACGATAGTACTCACTGAGTGAATACACACCGAATGATTGCGTATACACATGTTTGCTCGTATCCAGTGCTTCCCCTGTGTAATCTACCATCCAGTACATGCCGCCATATTCGGTATCCATCACATGGTCAGCGAGAAAACGATAGGCGTGCTCCGCGTGATCGCGCCATCTTTCGTTTCCGGTTACCCGATAGGCTGCTGCAAAAGACCATAATTGCCGTGCTGTGGCGATCCCGCCTTTGGGCGCCTGTTGATTAACCTGAAGATCATTGCCAACCCAACCGTAGAATCCACCGTGGGTTGTATCTTTAAGGTTGGACCAGAAGGGTAAAATCTGCTTTTCCCAATGCGCCTTAATTTCAGATTGAAGTTCGATTGTTTTTGTATTCATAAGTGAGCGCTCCTTCAACGTGTTACATCAATCTCAATTAGTTAAGTTAACGGTAACTTTATTAAACAATATTAGTGCCCTGAAAAACAGATGTCAACGAATTAACTCGCAATTTTTCTTGTTAAGTTATAAATAATTTAATTGACAGGTAAGCGTTACCATAATAGAATTCATTTTGTAACCTTAACGATAACTTAATTTATTTAAGAGAGGGGCCGAAACAATTGAGAAAAAACAAAGGTTGGATGATGTTGCTGACGATGCTGTTCATCACTTCACTACTTGCTGCATGTTCATCCGGAGGTGGATCTTCACAGGCAGGGGAGGAGATCAGCACAGATCCGGCAGATATCAAAGGTGAAATAACTGTTCTGACGCAACGGACAGATATAGTGGATACCGTGTTCAAAGACTATGCGGCTGAGTTCAACAAGGAATATCCCGATGTGAAAGTAAATTTCCAGGCACTGGCCGACTACGAAGGACAAGTGAAGATCCGTATGAGCACCAAGGATTACGGTGATGTACTGATGATCCCGACCAGTGTTCCGATCGCGGATATCCCGGACTTTTTCGAGCCGCTCGGCACGTACGATGAATTGAAAGACAAATACACAGCCATTGAAGAACGCATGGTGGATGGTCAGGTCTACGGTATTCCTACCGTAATTACGTTCTCTGGAATCATTTATAACAAACAGGTCTTCAAAGACGCAGGCATTATGGAAGTTCCAAAAACACCGGAGCAATTCCAGGCTGCGCTTCAACTGGTCAAAGACAATACAGATGCGGTTCCACTTTACACCAACTATGCATCCGGCTGGGCTCTCACCCAATGGGAATCGGATCTGCCAACCGTTGCAGGCAGTGTGGATTACGTTAACGTGGACCAACCGAACACAGATGAGAACTTTGTGCCTGGTCAGCCGCATTATGAACTATATAAAGTGCTCTATGATGCAGCCAAGAACGGTCTAATCGAGAAAGATCCAACAACAACCGACTGGGAAAGCTCCAAAGCGGATCTCGCCAAAGGCAAAATCGCTACGATGGCACTGGGCTCTTGGGCGATCACACAGATCCAAGGAATGACGGATACTCCGGACGACATCGGATTCTTACCTTTCCCAACCAATGCAAGTGAGGTTGTGGTTCCGCTCTCCGCCGACTATAACATCGGCATGAACGTGAACAGTGAGAACAAACCTGCTGCCAAAGCCTGGATTGACTGGTTCCTGGCGAAATCGAACTACGCAGTTGAACAGGGCGGCGGTATGGATGCAGACAAGAATGCTGAATTGCCACCGATTTTGGATCAATACAAAGATGTGAAATTCTCCACGCTTACACCTGCCAAAGAAGGTCAGGAAGGTCTGGTCGACAAGATTGATAACGAAGGTGAAATCGGTCTCTGGCAGCCTGACTTCAAGAAACGCATTATCGAAGCAGGTATTGGGAACCGCAAGGAATCGTATGACGACATCATGAAAGATCTGAACGACAAGTGGGTAAGAGCAAGAGCAGAACTCACGAAATAATTGGATTAACGTAAGTGGATCAGGTGATGAATGAACTGCGGGGATATAGGAATCCATTTATGAATGGAGCATGGAGTATGTGGTATTTGAAAGCATGATACCCATGCTCTTCCCCGGCAGTGTTCCACCAGGATTCCATTGGACGGGAGTCTTTCGATATATAGGCGGGAGAACCGCTTGGAGGTGTGGAGAGCATGAAGTACTTAAAACTTTCGAATTGGGGCTACTCAGCGCAACGCATATTTATCATCTGTGCCTTCTCAATTATTCCGCTGGCGTTGCTGTTTACGTTTGCATACTTACCAGTCATCAACATGTTCAAATACAGTTTCACCGATTGGAACGGATACAGTAAGAGGTTTGATTATGTTGGCTTTGAGAACTACACGCGCATATTCAGTGATCCCGAATACTTCAAAGTATTTATTGTCAGCTTGTACTACTTCGTGGCTACGTTCTTACAGATGGGCTTGGCGCTTTACTTTGCCACCATTCTGAGTTTCAAAGTTCGAGGCAAAAACTTTTTCAAAGGCATATTGTTTTTCCCTTATTTGCTGAATGGGGTAGCCATCGGTTTTATCTTCCTCTTTTTCTTCAAACCGGACGGTACACTCGATATGCTCATGCATGCTGTAGGGCTGGGACAATACACGCAGCTCTGGCTCGGTAATCCGAATATTATCAACGTGTCACTCGCAGGTGCATCAGTATGGAGATACATGGGCTTCAACTTTATCATTTTCCTGGGTGCAATCTCCTCCATTCCAAAGGATGTGTATGAAGCATCCGATATTGATGGCGCCAATCGCTGGCAGCAATTCCGCCACATCATCCTGCCAAGCATTACACGTATCCTGCAGCTCAACCTGATCTTGGCGATTAGCGGCGCAATTAGTGCGTTCGATATTCCATATATCATGACCGATGGTTCCAACGGCAGTATGACATTTGTAATCCAGACGGTTCATTTGGCGTTTAAATACGGCAAGCTGGGACTGGCATCCGCCATGGCTGTGGTGCTGCTCTTAATCGTTATTCTCGTTACGCTTGTGCAGCGCGTCACCATGAAAGGGGAGGAATAAACGTGACACAACTCAAATACACCCTTGCGAGCGTGGTTAAATATGCTTCCCTGGTGCTTGCGGCGTTTATCGCGCTTTTACCCATCGTGGTCATCCTGTTTGCATCTCTCAAAACGAATGCGGAATACGCTACCAGCAGCCCGCTTGCCCCGCCAGCCAACTGGCTGAACTTTGCAAACTACGCGAAGGCTTTTGTGGATGGCAACATGCTGGTTGGTTTCAAAAATACCATTATTATTCTGATCATCTCTATTATAGGAGCGACCTTAACGGGCTCCATGATCGCGTATGTACTGGATCGGTTCAAATTCAAGGGCAAGAAAATCATGGTCGCGGCATTCCTGCTCGCTACCCTGATTCCGAGTGTTACAACACAGGTCGCCACATTCCAGATCATCAACGCGCTCGACCTGTTTAACACACGCTGGGCGGCCATCGTGATGTACCTGGGTACAGATATCATCGCGGTTTATATCTTCCTACAGTTCCTGGGCTCCATCTCAAGTGCACTGGATGAATCCGCCATGCTGGACGGCGCGTCGTACTTCACGATCTACTGGAAAATCATTCTGCCACTGCTGAAACCGGCCATTGTAACGGTCATTATCGTGAAGGGTGTGAACATCTATAACGACTTCTACACACCGTTCCTGTACATGCCGAAGACCGATCTACAGGTCATATCCACCGCCTTGTTCAAATTCAAGGGACCGTTCGGATCGCAGTGGGAAGTCATCAGCGCCGGCATCATGATCGCCATTATTCCAACGATGATCATCTTCCTGCTGTTACAGAAGTACATCTACAACGGCTTCGCGCAAGGCTCCGTTAAATAAAACCCGAAGGGAGAAATGAAAATGTCAGTTGCTGAAACGAAAAACGTACACATTGTTGGGGATGCTTTGCTGAATATGCCGTGGGAGAACAAACCGGAGGGAACGGAAGGCCCGGTATGGAGACACTCGGCGAATCCAGTGGTTCCGCGTAACCCGGTCAAAGGCGTTGCCCGCATTTTCAACAGTGCCGTTGTTCCTTATGAAGGAAAATTCATTGGGGTATTCCGTGCTGAAACCGTTAATGGCCGTCCGCATCTTCACATGGGGGCGAGTGAGGACGGTTTGGAGTGGACGATTGAAGAAGAGCGCATTGCATTTGTAGATGAGAATGGCGATCCGTTTATGCCGAACTATGCGTACGATCCACGTTTGGTCAAAGTCGAGGATACGTATTACATCATCTGGTGTACAGACTTCTACGGCGCAGCACTGGGCCTGGCCAAAACAGATGACTTCAAAACGTTTGTCCGCCTCGAAAATCCAATGCTGCCATTCAACCGTAATGGTGTGTTGTTCCCGCGCAAAATCAACGATAACTATGTGATGTTATCCAGACCAAGTGACAGTGGACATACTCCATTTGGAGATATTTTCCTGAGCGAAAGCCCGGATCTTGTGTACTGGGGCAAGCACCGTCATGTGATGAGCAAAGGCGGTCAGGGCTGGTGGCAATCGGTCAAAATTGGTGGCGGTCCTGCTCCAATCGAAACGTCCGAAGGCTGGCTGATGTTCTACCACGGCGTCACGGGAACCTGTAATGGATTGGTATATAGCATGGGTGCGGTCATTCTGGATCTGGATGAGCCATCCAAAGTAAAATATCGTTCCTCCAACTTCGTGCTGACACCGGAAAAATGGTATGAAGAACAAGGATTCGTTGATAACGTCATCTTCCCGTGTGCAACACTGCATGATGCCGATACCGGACGTATCGCCATCTATTATGGCGCTGCCGATACGTATGTGGGCGTGGCGTACACGACCATCGAAGAGATCGTGAACTATGTGATCGAGACGGATGAAGTCATCGCCGGAGATCATGAAGAGGGCAAGCTGTAATGCATATGGATTATATCAAGGGATTTACATTTGGCTGGATGAGTGGCAGGGGCGACTTCCGCAAGCCGGAAGCCAAAGAGTCTTTGCGTCTGATGGCAGAACGTACAGGCAGTTCTCATGTTATTTTTGCACTGGCGGCACATCAGGATCATCCGCAGGCGGTAGAGGTCAAGTATCGGGGTGCACATCAGGTGGAGGATGATGAACTGGTGGACATGATTCGTTATGCCCGTACACTCGGGCTGCATGTCATTCTGAAACCAACCGTTAACTGCACCGATGGCACATGGCGTGCACACATTAACTTTTTTGATATCGATGTGCCGTGTGAGCCAAAGTGGAAGGATTGGTTCCGCAGCTACACGGCATTTCAGAAGCATTATGCAGCGATTGCAGAGCAGGAAAAGTGTGAGATGTTCATTGTAGGCTGTGAGATGGTGCAATCTGAACGTCGGGATCAGGAGTGGCGCGAGGTGATCGCCGGTGTGCGTGAAGTGTACACGGGACTGGTGTCATACAACACGGACAAATATCAGGAAGGTCATGTGAAATGGTGGGATGCCGTGGATGTCATCTCTTCCAGTGGTTACTATCCCATCGGAGATTGGGAGGCACAGCTGGATCGCATTGAACAGGCGATTACTCCCTATGGCAAACCCTTTTTCTTCGCGGAAGCAGGCTGTCCCAGCCGCAGCGGATCAGCCCACGTACCAAACGATTGGGGGCTGGAAGGTGAAGTCAGCGCGGAGGAACAGGAGCATTTCTATGAAGCCATGTTCCGGCATGTCAGTCAGCGTGACTGGGTACGCGGATTCGGTCTGTGGGATTGGAGCGCAAATTTACACGCGGAGAAGGATGCGCTGACCGATGACGGATATGGAGTGTACGGCAAGCCAGCGGAGCAGGTAATTCGTCGGTTCTATGAGGGCATCGCTGTAAAAGTTTAAACGAGAAACAAGAAGGTGTATGTGATGATGAATCTCAGTGATATATCTCCATATGTACTTTCGTGATTTCCATGCTGTGAGCAAGGAATAACAGATTATGGTGGAGCTTATTTTTTCAGTTGTGATTCATATGCAGGTCGAGAGGCTCTTCCTCCTACAGGAAGGGCTTTTTTGGCATATTTAGTAGTGATGCATACTATGTCGAATTTTGTTGACAAAATGAGGGCTCCTGCCTATTCTTAATGGATGAATATGATAATCATTATCATAAAATAGAGAAAAGGGGTTCAACATCCATGTCTGTACAACATCGCAAATCTTCGGCCTTCACGCTGGCAACTATGCTCTTGTTGTTATTCGTTATTGTGGGTTGCAGCAATACAGGAAGTGGAGATGAATCCTCATCTGCTGCTTCGGATCAAACATCTACGAAGTCGATTACGATGTCATGGCCACGTGATATCGGTACAATGAATCCGCACACGTACAATCCTTCGCAATTATTTGCCCAATCGATGCTCTATGAGCCGCTGATCAGTTACCAGAAGGACGGAAAACTGGAACCTGCCCTGGCAGAATCATGGACCATCTCCGATGACGGTAAAGTATATACATTCAAGCTTCGCCAAGGTGTGAAATTCTCGGATGGTACGCCATTTAATGCTGAGATTGTGAAAAAGAACTTTGATGCTGTAATGAAAAATAAAGATACACATAGCTGGCTGGGCATTGTAGGTGTGCTCGACAAGACGGAGGTTGTGGACGATCAGACTTTCCGGTTGACACTCACAGAGCCGTATTATCCGGTCTTGCAGGATTTGTCTGTAGTTCGTCCTTTCCGCTTCCTGGGTGAAGCCGGATTCCCGGATGACGGAGATACTTCCCAAGGCATCAAAGAGCCGGTGGGTACTGGCCCGTGGATGCTGGCTGAATACAAGCAGGACGAATATGCCGTCTTCAAGCGTAACCCGAACTATTGGGGAACAGCACCGAAGGTAGATCAGATTACGGTTAAGATCATTCCTGACGGTGAAACCCGTGTCCTTGCTTTTGAAAAAGGTGATCTCGACCTGATCTACGGTGAAGGTGTGATCAGCCTGGATGCATTCCAACAACTTCGTGACAACGATGAGTATGTAACGCAATTGTCTGATCCTGTGGGAACTCGCAGTCTGTTGCTGAACTCTTCCAATCCGAAGATGTCCGATGTCAGAGTACGGATGGCGCTCCAACAAGGATTCAACAAAAAGGCGATGGTGGAAGGCGTCACTTCTGGTTTGGAAGAACCAGCCGATACCGTATTGTCCAAAAACTATCCGTACACTAATGTAGACTTGGAACCGATCACGTATGACGTGGAGAAATCCAAAGCTTTACTGGATGAAGCGGGCTGGAAGTTGCCTGCAGGTGGCACGGTTCGTGAGAAAGACGGTCAGCAGCTTGATTTTGAGATGATTTTTGACAAGACGGACCCGATTCAGAAAGCGATGGCTGAGACCATTCAGGCAGAATGGAGCGAGCTTGGGGTTAAAGTAAACCTCACTGGATTGGAACTGACGGTACAGATCAAACGTTTGAAAGCCAATGATTTTGACCTGTATTTCTGGTACAACTATGGTGCGCCATATGATCCACATTCCTTCATTAATGTTGTGGCAAGCCCTGGATTCGGGATTTCCGAGACCCTGAGTGCGTTGCCGATGAAAATGGAACTGGACGATCAGGTGCATGCAGCCCTTTCATCCACAGACGAGACGAAACGCCAAGAGCTATATGGCTCCATCCTGAAAACACTTCAGGAGCAGTCGGCGATCGTACCGATCTCTTATATTAAGAAAACGGCTGTATATCAGAAGAAAATCTCCAACTTTATTTTCCCGGCGAACCGTGATGAAAATCCGTTTGTGGGCATTGAATTGGGCAATTAATAAGTAGTGACTTTGAGAGTGGTAAGGTCAGTAGCTTGATAAAAGGGAGGAACGTTTGGTGATCGGTTATATTGGTAAACGAATGATCGCGATCATTCCTATCGTTTTTATCGCTACACTTGTGACCTTTGCGCTTATTCATATATCGCCGGTTGATCCCGCCGAGGCTTATCTGACAGCCGCTCATATCTATCCAACACCGGAGCTGCTTGCGCAAAAGCGGCATGAGTTCGGTCTGGATCAGCCTATGTTAACCCAATATGTGCATACGATTCAGAAGATTGCCAAGCTCGACTTTGGCACCTCATATCTCACCAACAAACCCGTATGGGATGAAGTGAAACTAAGGATTCCCGCTACGGCTGAACTAGCCTTCTGGAGCATGTTGTTATCCGCTTTGGTGAGTATTCCATTGGGAATACTGGCCGCGGTGTATAAGAATAGCTGGATTGATATGGTCAGCCGGGCGATTTCCTATTTTGGAGCGTCGATCCCGCAATTCTGGCTCGGTTACCTGCTGATCTTCTTTTTCTCGGTGAAACTGGACTGGCTGCCTGTGGAGGGGCGTGGATCGTGGGAGAATCTGGTTCTGCCTACGATTACACTCTCTTTGATTCTTATTGCGGTCTACACCCGATTGTTGCGTTCCAGTGTACTGGAGCAATTGCAGGAGACATATGTACAGTACGCGAGAACACG
The nucleotide sequence above comes from Paenibacillus sp. W2I17. Encoded proteins:
- the nikB gene encoding nickel ABC transporter permease subunit NikB — encoded protein: MIGYIGKRMIAIIPIVFIATLVTFALIHISPVDPAEAYLTAAHIYPTPELLAQKRHEFGLDQPMLTQYVHTIQKIAKLDFGTSYLTNKPVWDEVKLRIPATAELAFWSMLLSALVSIPLGILAAVYKNSWIDMVSRAISYFGASIPQFWLGYLLIFFFSVKLDWLPVEGRGSWENLVLPTITLSLILIAVYTRLLRSSVLEQLQETYVQYARTRGIRERVIMLKHVLKIAISPLITGMGMSMGKLLTGTIIVEQVFSWPGFGRYFVDAIFNRDIPVIQCYVFLAACLFIVCNLLVDLVQLVMDPRISAKGRAEH